The DNA segment TTAGACCATACCTTCCATGTGCCCAGTCCGACGATGGGCATATCTGCCCCGGTATTGAGCTTCACAGACGTTGCCATGGTGAAAGAGAGATTAAGCTCTAGCTATTTCAACAGACCAGCTCCGAGCTCAAGTTCACAGAGGTGCAGCTAGCTCTGGATCGGTTGCTCTTGTCTGGAATTTTGTATCGACGGAGCGACGCAAGGTGACGTCACTGAATATTTACCAATAAACCTCTGCTGTCAGGAAAATTAgtttttcatttgcataaagtgtAGGACATTGTGATgcataattatttgcattttaaataaaatgtctgcACGTAccattcaaaattaatttatttacaatataaatacagaGTACAGAACAGGGCATGGTGCCCGAGAATGAGGTGACTGAACAaacaggggggtattccagaaagcaggttatgtgacatacccgggtatgtttaagagtaagtaagtggataacctcaactttcggttccaaaaatggaggtaactttcagggtatgttagtagtcatagcaactcactctctgaaacTTAACCTGCTCCAGGTTAGTGTTCCAGGGTtgtagttcacttcagcgagccttcggtgggcgtgacagatagcgcacaacattatataatataacaatatgtaatatagcctatcatatatatatatatatatatttcatatgttaatgaggaagcactaatataagtactaaataaggtaacattattctaatatgattatttcttttattgccatatataagagttatctgtataaattataaaagattatgacaaggtaatgtttaactcataaatatttatttattttatttattacgttatattatctcacacatggattttctataatgtctaaattctaaatcaaaatacatatctgatatgacttaatatataattagcataaaacaaaaaatataattcacattctcaaggattaaagattacatggaaaaaaaatcacggtcatcaattaggtggcgatatgcactaagcatataaacaactaatgaaaaaaaaaagaagaaagaaacagcttggcgcgctttttcttagcgtccgtttccatagtgactcattGATTCGTctctctgttgagaatgtcttgagtcttaaccaggaacatactctgagttgaatgaacttactcccggacgcgtttttggaaccacatacctcgagtaagcaaggtttggggttaatcaaccgagagttcagggtttagttcacggtaagttaaccctgctttctggaatacaccccaggttatctcagaaaaaaaaaaaaaaaaaaaacactgtaaacaaaaatgtataaaaaggcaatgacttttgtttattgtttgaccaataatttatatatttaacagtaACACTTGACTTAAAaatatgtgatgcatattttttcttatttaaatctaattaatttcTGTTGGCTATTTGATTTAGGCAAAGTTTGGCATCAGGAATTAAAGGGTGATGTGCAgaacaagaacacacacaaaaaaaggacaaataaataGGCTAGATAAGGTTTGGATTCATCctgttacatatttttttctgaagtaaatccTCTCATGCCTATACCACACTCCTCCTCGTTGGCTGGATTGATCTGTCCTTCAGCTTCcctctcttcttcctcctcctcgtcctcctcgtcttcctcctcctccccttCCTCACCCTGCGCTGGCCCTCGACCGATCTTAGGACCCTTGCAGATTTTGAGGTGACGTGTGAGGTGGTATTTAGTGAGAAAGCCCTTGTTGCACTTTTCACAGATGAAGTCCCGTTTCCCGTCGTGAGAGTTCAAGTGTTTTTTGAGATGGTCGGTCTTCAAGAATTGTTTGTCACACTTTGGACAAGTTATCTGACGGTCTCTGGAATCAAGAAAGGATGAGCAAGGAAACAAGGTGGCTATTAAAGCAGGTAAGAAAATGATATGCTaagaaaaaattatgaatatgacAGGTTTACATGATACgtgtaaatcatattttttaaatggtttggtCAGGGAAAGTAAAATATTTGGAGAACATGCATAATATTCATAATGTCATATATTacgtaaatgttacatttaaatgaatttattgcaggaaaaacaggaaaaaaaattgtaggATTTGCTTGGACTATGAAATGTCAGAATTTAATAATAGtccatattatttacattaatacaattttccattattagttacattttgtattatatttaaaatatattaatatataacataatacgacattttaaatataatatataaaataataatgcatatcattaatttatacattttaaagggatatttcaaatgtatactttaaataatatattaaatatagccTTACAGTGAATGTGAATACATGTGCTGTTTGAGATCTTGTTTCCTCACAAACATCTTGTCACAATGGTCACATTTAATGTTCTTGGCACCGGTGTGTATAACCATATGAGATTCCACATGTGCTTTCTGGGTAAAAGActtcccacatactgtacaccTGAAGTTCTTCTGACctgcagaaaaaaacacatatatagatatatatatatatatatttaaagagcaGAGCAGTAATGAAGACAGTAATTTCACTGAAAACAAATTAACCTCAGGTCATTAACCAGAATTCATAAACCACTTTGTTTCTATGATGTAATGCATTTCCAAGTGGGGTTGGGTGtaattttatccatcaggatttGATTCTTTTATATCATTAAATCATAATGGATTATATCAAAATGGCTTGTTACTACATTTTCACAGTTTCAAATGCAATTTTCAAATGTGCATTCACCTGTGTGGATTCTCAGGTGTTTTCTGAGATTGCTGGGATCACTGAAGGCTTTGCTGCAGTAGCTACACTTATGTGGTCTCATGCCCATATGCCCCATGAAATGCACATTTAGCTTGGTGGACGTAGTGAATGCTCGTGTGCACATGCTGCATTTAAACTTTCTCTCGCGACCGTGCccattgctgctgctgctgctggagtgTTCATTCACATCAGAGTGGCACTGCCACTGTGGGGAGGAAGCGGACTGGGACGACTCATTGGTCACTTTCTGCTGTGACTGGGATTGGTTGTGTGTAGCGTGAGCAGGGTGGTCCTGGGTGGGGCTTTGGCTCTGGGCATGGCTGTTGAGATGGGATTTAAACTCTGTGAAAGAGCCACATTCTTTTCCACAATGACATATCTGGCCCTCTGGCACTCTGGGGACACCTGATGAGACACAGAAATGAACAGATCTTTTATGGATATACAGTACAATTACCTTCTTACAGGTTAAGGCAGAGGGTTCCATGTAAGAGGAAGTCCCACCTAGCTGTCTGCTGTAGTCCCTGCTGTAATAAAACAACAGCTCCTGATCTGGCAGAATCTCTCTGGATGTGCAGAAATACAGCTTCCCGTCGTCAATATATGCCACGAGATTCAGTTCCTCTGTGGTCCTGCAAATAGAGttgattttagtgattttaacTACCTGATTGTTTTCATACAATGCATGGTTTCAATATAGAGCTTCCTGAaataactgtcatgaaaatagtttttaaggATGTGGTTACCTTGCTTTCCGTACAAACATCATCCAGTTGCATTCATGCTCATCTGTCGTCACAATACAGAACTCTTGGATGTCATTGTGGAACATCTACATTAGATTAAATGCACAGTGACCTATTAAAGCTAGTATTAGGATTACAACATGACATGTCAGTGTAATAGTGAATAAAATGATGGCATTTAGTAGTATGCACTACCTTGCTAAAGTTTGGGGTAAGTGAAACCTTTTACCATTTTTGAGCCttttatgatcaccaaggctgatttttaaaaatacagtaaagacagtattattgtgaactattattacaatttaaaataattcttaacttattttgaaatgtacattaTTCCTctgaatgcaaagctgaattttcagcagatccagtcttcagtgtcacatgatcattcagaactCATGCTAATATTCATGTGTTGCAGGTCATGTACCTTCCATATTTGAGGAGTATCTTTATCAGACCAGTCTGTAAGTTCTACACTGCTACAGTGCTGTCCGACCATCGGCCCAAAGCAGGTCCTGGAGGGTATGGTTTCTCTAGCAAACACACCTGAAGGAAACAAAAAATGGCTTCAGCAATCAAACAAAATCCTCCATTTTCAAAAGCAAATAAACGTCACTTCCCATTAACTACAATTAACAAGCTAACTGATGAAGTCGCTCATCTAAAcactggttacactttatttgaaggtgcctttgttacagtgtaattacacatttaactactaagtaacattaattaacaacatgtacttactatagtgtTAGGGTCAgaattagggtttggtttagggttagttgcatgtaatcaTGTTATTAATATAGTAAGAACATGTTAGATGTGTAACAAGGAGACTGTAAACTAAATTGTTAACCAAACATTTTCAATAATGAAAAGTAGTCAATTGTTTCTAGCTAAATTTTACTAGTGTTAAGATATTATATAGCTAGTTTCATAATTTATTGGTAGCATGTAGATTATTGgctgatattactgtttttttttttttttattattattggtatcaGTTCATATTGGATATACTGAgagtataattatataaataagttcTTAGCAATATTAATTAACACTGTGTCCTTCTTAGAAGGTTAaagtttggtttagggttatttGCTTGTAGTCTTGCATAACTTACTGTTATTGATTTAATAACTACTGTTACATTTATCATAAGGAAGCTACACAATAAAGTATTAACTATATTTTGAGAATCGTACACAAAGTATGTACCAATGGGTTCATCAGCTACAGAAATGCGGAGGCAGAGGGGGCGGGGCAGAGAGAGGCGGGCTCTGCTCTGAATGGGCGTGTCTGGGATGAATGTGACAGGTCCATGCTCAGGGCAGTCCGATGGATATGAACGCTCACATAAAGTGCACcctaaaaaaaagatcaaacgcATGAAATTGGATTTAAACACATTCGAATACACAAAATCGGCAAAGAAATCTTACATATGTTGAAGGCAGTGGCCATGTTTTCCTTATTAGATGTTGAGTCTTCTAGTTGTAAACTAGAGTTCACTAGCACCAGACTGTTGTCTGGCCCAAGAGACACTTCTGCTGTTATGGGCGACACATTAACAGGCTCGAGTCCCATTCCTGAAGGTCCATGTAGAGACACCTGTTCTAGTTGAGACTGAGCCGGCATGGCCCCCGTGAGCACCACACTAA comes from the Cyprinus carpio isolate SPL01 chromosome B4, ASM1834038v1, whole genome shotgun sequence genome and includes:
- the LOC109093847 gene encoding PR domain zinc finger protein 4-like — protein: MNDMNLSPVGMDQLSVPPVSASHLCLPTSPTHNPITTPGMPVAIPSLFGSFVGLLSSVLLMLPMGHLGDRGVMCGLPERNYTLPPPPYPHLESSYFRHILPGILSYLADRPPPQYIHPSSLNMDGTLSVSNNNPSGLDPYSGPGGPLEQGMVTLDTRQVGGQADLHQGGTHEVQLDATGLTMESRVSSPMSPDGMEEDLATMEGVVVAETQQQLGTRPQPHEGLSGVNSSGGVMPLHGAGLELPVVMEQEHMGGRVGTSTTGAGGPGTLGEALHSTGELNSGVVSVVLTGAMPAQSQLEQVSLHGPSGMGLEPVNVSPITAEVSLGPDNSLVLVNSSLQLEDSTSNKENMATAFNIWCTLCERSYPSDCPEHGPVTFIPDTPIQSRARLSLPRPLCLRISVADEPIGVFARETIPSRTCFGPMVGQHCSSVELTDWSDKDTPQIWKMFHNDIQEFCIVTTDEHECNWMMFVRKARTTEELNLVAYIDDGKLYFCTSREILPDQELLFYYSRDYSRQLGVPRVPEGQICHCGKECGSFTEFKSHLNSHAQSQSPTQDHPAHATHNQSQSQQKVTNESSQSASSPQWQCHSDVNEHSSSSSSNGHGRERKFKCSMCTRAFTTSTKLNVHFMGHMGMRPHKCSYCSKAFSDPSNLRKHLRIHTGQKNFRCTVCGKSFTQKAHVESHMVIHTGAKNIKCDHCDKMFVRKQDLKQHMYSHSLDRQITCPKCDKQFLKTDHLKKHLNSHDGKRDFICEKCNKGFLTKYHLTRHLKICKGPKIGRGPAQGEEGEEEEDEEDEEEEEEREAEGQINPANEEECGIGMRGFTSEKNM